One window of Leifsonia sp. AK011 genomic DNA carries:
- a CDS encoding Ig-like domain-containing protein gives MARSRIAASCAALALIGATIFAGALPAAAYVPAAPTIAGPYINDALVSVTTDATAPTLGGTMQHADGATEVTTVYVSSDYEVSWQPYCSVWMDYFEAANPELPWACAAEVSMAPGTYSFRARTVDSNDETSQALAGFSPTVSYVVGSSSAPTIVSPEPGASTQDATPTFSGYGPVPGTVTVTADGSRTLCTAETVAPDGLWECTSTDPLESYRDEPLAYGITYSVAASAVDADGAPTEPSAAQDLTLEMPDAATLYQSASPWYTTNPQLPITGALTPDTNQFYVWRYVPDEFGGAVATPYCMMSTDLAGGEYTCDPAADNYSDFLVPGVNQLRGSSFSEAGTQSFLGEPIFVTLVAEPIVETPGPDPVVTTREPRPTFAGTADPMATSVSIEADELEGSLCTAAVTGDSWTCAPSEDLADGSYSYVARTYLPGEGGESVTSVQHVLVVDTVALAPTVTTTGPVQGPSPIISGTGEPGATLTVFLNNSERTCTVPTVVDENGDWTCQPLGELSPGDYTITATQTDLAGNTSSLPDKPLSEITVEVPPAPPAPKIVTPEPGTVYTSQIWVSGTIDATGGYPIRIGVTGASLGGTETCGAVIGPDDFSETGTEWGCYLIVQPGTYSISAVASIDGIEGTTSNTSNVVSLTYVAEVPKPDVDYTLAPASVAFSATAALEGNLNIGWYRVVEGEGEGGIGFDFLDSCGTGEGGGEGGEGFFASLDSDATFAASSAQCGPYGDLAPGLYNAYVTQYGSGETVSSIDDYIMIPSAPTLLSPLVSGTTLTFRGSAGDAFEPGYVVSVQRASGSEVCSSPVDEAGNWTCSATVPVGSESYRAVQQAVDFDPDLPAEWTYDSLIPGFSAYSEPRIATVQAPVVPPAPVTPPAPAPTVEPTPTPTPTETPTPTPTPAPTPTTFSFTIGATSFLPGETTTVSGEGVPGLSQIDAELHSTPVLLGSTTASDAGSFDLTVTIPEDVEPGAHEIVVIVTPPGGEPMQQTKAVTVLSPQRAQATVPAGVIAATSVDRDPATVDRSDPGAPSSLTTSLKTVDSIFDHPVLLGGATLAGLALLLLVALPAELLNSTISENYGRITRSLPKPRLSAWGRFKAWLKITPVFGGILITFVTAFVFGFADPRFGFDVTSLRTFLALGLALLVVGYLASGIAGAIIRRLWRLDTVVELKPMGILLAVIGVIVSRLIDFSPGFLLGLVLGLSVVGSTTAAQRAKATLVQAGTVFVLAMLAWGAYSLLMATTDPNSFGTALAFDTTVAITSEGLTALFIGMLPFKLLNGSSVFEYSKLLWVVSYVVAAAAFVLVVVPSSWGSIDGPLWNWLLVLGIFAAAAIAIYLFFRLTDKEDDGDDASVVENEDAEALEL, from the coding sequence ATGGCACGATCTCGCATCGCCGCAAGCTGTGCAGCGCTGGCGCTCATTGGCGCGACGATTTTCGCTGGCGCCCTTCCGGCGGCGGCATACGTGCCTGCCGCGCCGACGATAGCCGGGCCGTACATCAACGACGCTCTCGTCTCGGTGACAACGGATGCCACGGCCCCCACGCTCGGCGGAACGATGCAGCACGCGGACGGCGCGACCGAGGTCACGACCGTCTACGTTTCCTCCGACTACGAGGTGAGCTGGCAGCCCTACTGCTCGGTGTGGATGGACTACTTCGAGGCTGCGAATCCCGAGCTCCCGTGGGCGTGCGCGGCCGAGGTATCGATGGCGCCCGGCACGTACAGCTTCCGCGCCCGCACGGTCGACTCGAATGATGAGACATCGCAGGCGCTCGCCGGGTTCAGTCCGACGGTGTCGTACGTGGTGGGCAGTTCATCCGCTCCCACGATCGTCTCCCCCGAGCCCGGCGCCTCCACCCAGGACGCGACGCCCACCTTCAGCGGTTACGGACCGGTCCCGGGAACGGTCACGGTGACAGCAGACGGCTCCCGGACCCTGTGCACCGCAGAGACCGTGGCACCGGATGGCCTCTGGGAGTGCACGTCCACCGACCCACTCGAGTCCTACCGCGATGAGCCGCTGGCCTACGGCATCACGTACTCGGTGGCGGCGAGCGCCGTCGACGCCGACGGCGCCCCCACGGAGCCGTCCGCGGCCCAGGATCTCACCCTCGAGATGCCGGATGCCGCGACCCTGTACCAGAGCGCCTCGCCCTGGTACACCACCAACCCACAGCTGCCGATCACGGGCGCGCTTACTCCCGACACCAACCAGTTCTACGTGTGGCGCTACGTCCCCGATGAGTTCGGCGGGGCGGTGGCGACGCCGTACTGCATGATGTCGACGGATCTCGCCGGCGGCGAGTACACGTGCGATCCCGCCGCCGACAACTACTCGGACTTCCTTGTCCCGGGTGTGAACCAACTGCGGGGCAGCTCGTTCAGTGAGGCCGGTACCCAGAGCTTCCTCGGGGAACCGATCTTCGTCACCCTCGTCGCCGAGCCGATCGTCGAGACGCCCGGGCCTGATCCTGTCGTGACCACGCGGGAGCCCAGGCCCACCTTCGCCGGCACTGCGGACCCGATGGCCACCTCGGTGAGCATCGAGGCTGACGAACTCGAGGGGTCGCTGTGCACCGCCGCCGTCACTGGGGATTCGTGGACGTGCGCGCCGTCGGAGGATCTTGCCGACGGAAGCTATAGCTACGTTGCGCGCACCTACCTTCCGGGAGAGGGTGGCGAGTCGGTCACGTCGGTGCAGCACGTCCTCGTCGTCGACACGGTGGCCCTCGCCCCCACAGTGACCACGACGGGCCCGGTGCAGGGTCCTTCCCCCATCATCAGCGGAACGGGCGAGCCCGGAGCCACGCTCACGGTGTTCCTGAACAACTCCGAGCGCACGTGCACCGTCCCGACGGTGGTCGACGAGAACGGCGACTGGACCTGCCAGCCCCTCGGCGAACTCTCCCCCGGCGACTACACGATCACGGCCACCCAGACCGATCTGGCGGGCAACACGTCCTCCCTGCCCGACAAACCGCTCTCCGAGATCACGGTCGAGGTCCCGCCCGCGCCCCCGGCTCCCAAGATCGTCACGCCCGAGCCGGGAACGGTGTACACCAGCCAGATCTGGGTCTCCGGCACGATCGACGCCACAGGCGGCTACCCGATCCGCATCGGAGTGACGGGGGCCTCCCTCGGCGGGACTGAGACATGCGGGGCCGTCATCGGTCCTGACGACTTCTCCGAGACGGGTACCGAGTGGGGCTGCTACCTGATCGTGCAACCCGGCACGTACTCGATCTCGGCCGTGGCATCCATCGACGGCATCGAGGGCACCACGAGCAACACCAGCAACGTCGTCTCCCTCACCTATGTCGCCGAGGTACCCAAGCCCGATGTCGACTACACCCTGGCACCCGCGTCCGTCGCCTTCAGCGCGACGGCGGCGCTCGAGGGCAACCTCAACATCGGCTGGTATCGCGTGGTCGAGGGTGAGGGCGAGGGCGGCATCGGCTTCGACTTCCTCGACTCGTGTGGCACCGGCGAGGGCGGAGGCGAGGGCGGCGAGGGCTTCTTCGCGTCCCTGGACTCGGATGCCACGTTCGCCGCGTCCTCCGCGCAGTGCGGGCCCTACGGCGACCTCGCGCCCGGCCTCTACAACGCCTACGTGACCCAGTACGGGAGCGGCGAGACCGTCTCCTCCATCGACGACTACATCATGATCCCGAGCGCGCCGACGCTGCTGAGCCCCCTGGTCTCGGGAACAACCCTGACCTTCCGGGGGAGCGCGGGCGACGCCTTCGAGCCCGGCTATGTCGTGAGCGTTCAGCGGGCGTCCGGTTCCGAGGTGTGTTCCTCCCCCGTGGACGAAGCGGGCAACTGGACGTGTTCTGCGACGGTGCCGGTCGGATCCGAGTCCTACCGCGCTGTTCAGCAGGCGGTCGACTTCGACCCCGACTTGCCCGCCGAATGGACGTACGACTCGCTCATCCCGGGTTTCTCGGCCTACAGCGAGCCGCGCATCGCGACCGTCCAGGCCCCCGTCGTGCCGCCAGCGCCAGTCACCCCGCCGGCACCAGCACCCACCGTGGAGCCCACGCCAACACCCACTCCGACCGAGACGCCCACCCCCACGCCAACGCCAGCACCGACCCCGACGACGTTCTCGTTCACGATCGGCGCCACATCATTCCTCCCCGGCGAGACGACAACGGTCAGTGGTGAGGGTGTTCCCGGCCTCTCGCAGATCGACGCCGAACTGCACTCGACGCCCGTGTTGCTCGGGTCCACCACGGCATCGGATGCGGGAAGCTTCGACCTCACGGTCACCATCCCCGAGGATGTCGAACCCGGAGCCCATGAGATCGTCGTGATCGTCACCCCACCGGGCGGCGAGCCGATGCAGCAGACCAAGGCCGTGACGGTGCTGTCACCCCAGCGCGCCCAGGCCACCGTGCCGGCGGGAGTCATCGCGGCCACGTCGGTCGACCGCGACCCCGCCACAGTTGACCGCTCGGACCCCGGTGCACCGAGCTCGCTCACGACCTCCCTCAAGACCGTCGACTCGATCTTCGATCACCCCGTTCTTCTCGGAGGCGCCACGCTCGCGGGACTCGCACTCCTGCTGCTCGTCGCTCTTCCAGCCGAGCTGCTCAACAGCACGATCTCCGAGAACTACGGTCGCATCACGCGCAGCCTGCCCAAGCCCCGGCTCAGCGCGTGGGGGCGGTTCAAGGCCTGGCTGAAGATCACACCCGTGTTCGGTGGCATCCTGATCACCTTCGTCACGGCCTTCGTCTTCGGGTTTGCCGACCCTCGGTTCGGCTTCGACGTGACGTCGCTGCGCACCTTCCTCGCGCTCGGACTCGCCCTCCTGGTGGTCGGCTACCTCGCGAGTGGCATCGCCGGTGCGATCATCCGGCGCCTGTGGCGGCTCGACACCGTCGTGGAGCTGAAGCCCATGGGCATCCTGCTCGCGGTCATCGGCGTGATCGTCTCGCGGCTCATCGACTTCTCGCCGGGCTTCCTCCTCGGTCTCGTGCTGGGGCTCTCTGTGGTTGGATCAACGACGGCCGCCCAGCGGGCGAAGGCGACCCTCGTGCAGGCTGGCACGGTCTTCGTGCTCGCAATGCTCGCGTGGGGCGCGTACAGCCTCCTGATGGCGACAACCGACCCGAACAGCTTCGGCACGGCGCTCGCGTTCGACACGACGGTCGCCATCACCTCCGAGGGTCTCACCGCGCTGTTCATCGGGATGCTCCCCTTCAAGCTCCTCAATGGCTCGAGCGTCTTCGAGTACTCGAAGCTCCTGTGGGTCGTGAGCTACGTCGTGGCCGCCGCGGCCTTCGTGCTCGTCGTCGTACCCAGCTCGTGGGGGTCGATCGACGGGCCGCTGTGGAACTGGCTCCTCGTGCTCGGCATCTTCGCCGCGGCAGCCATCGCCATCTACCTGTTCTTCCGGCTCACCGACAAGGAGGACGACGGGGATGACGCCTCCGTTGTCGAGAACGAGGACGCCGAGGCGCTCGAGCTGTAA
- the metG gene encoding methionine--tRNA ligase: protein MASGSSFYITTPIFYVNDVPHIGHAYTEVAADVLARWHRQRGDDTWLLTGTDEHGQKILRTAVANDTTPQAWADSLVENAWKPLLETIDIRNDDFIRTTEPRHEIAVAKFLQKLYDDGHIYSGEYEGYYCVGCEEYKQIDDLMETPDGDYAGQLVCKIHGRPVEILKEKNYFFRMSAFEKPLLDLYESRPDFVQPASVRNEIVQFVKQGLDDLSISRSSFDWGVKVPWDDTHVVYVWFDALLNYISAVGYGVDDAELERRWPAVHLVGKDIARFHAVIWPAMLMAAGLEVPRAVFGHGWLLVGGEKMSKSKLTGIAPAQITDTFGSDAFRFYFLSAITFGQDGSFSWEDLSARYHAELANGFGNLASRVIAMVTKYFDGEIPHAPLDPAIAKLEKDVTAAANAAIDTFSINDAISETWKLVDALNGYITEQEPWALAKDPDKHEQLQQVLATTVHGLGTLAILLAPVLPKATARLWPAIGGEGPVDARPIDRAYDWSGATHVTPLETSLFPRIEED, encoded by the coding sequence ATGGCCTCCGGCTCTTCCTTCTACATCACGACCCCGATCTTCTACGTCAACGACGTGCCCCACATCGGTCACGCGTACACCGAGGTGGCCGCCGACGTGCTCGCCCGGTGGCACCGCCAGCGCGGCGACGACACCTGGCTGCTCACGGGAACCGACGAGCACGGGCAGAAGATCCTCCGCACCGCCGTCGCCAACGACACGACCCCGCAGGCCTGGGCCGACTCCCTCGTCGAGAACGCCTGGAAGCCGCTCCTGGAGACCATCGACATCCGCAACGACGACTTCATCCGCACGACGGAGCCGCGTCACGAGATCGCCGTCGCGAAGTTCCTGCAGAAGCTCTACGACGATGGCCACATCTACTCCGGTGAGTACGAGGGCTACTACTGTGTCGGCTGCGAGGAGTACAAGCAGATCGACGACCTCATGGAGACCCCGGACGGCGACTACGCCGGCCAGCTGGTCTGCAAGATCCACGGTCGCCCGGTTGAGATCCTCAAGGAGAAGAACTACTTCTTCCGCATGAGCGCGTTCGAGAAGCCGTTGCTGGACCTCTACGAGTCCCGCCCCGACTTCGTGCAGCCCGCGAGCGTACGCAACGAGATCGTCCAGTTCGTCAAGCAGGGTCTCGACGACCTCTCCATCTCGCGCTCGAGCTTCGACTGGGGTGTCAAGGTGCCGTGGGACGACACCCACGTCGTCTACGTCTGGTTCGACGCGCTCCTCAACTACATCTCCGCCGTCGGCTATGGGGTGGATGACGCGGAGCTCGAGCGCCGCTGGCCCGCCGTGCACCTCGTCGGCAAGGACATCGCGCGCTTCCACGCCGTCATCTGGCCCGCCATGCTCATGGCTGCAGGCCTCGAGGTGCCGCGTGCCGTCTTCGGTCACGGCTGGCTGCTCGTCGGCGGGGAGAAGATGTCCAAGTCCAAGCTCACCGGTATCGCGCCAGCGCAGATCACCGACACCTTCGGGTCGGACGCCTTCCGTTTCTACTTCCTCTCCGCGATCACGTTCGGCCAGGACGGGTCATTCAGCTGGGAGGACCTGAGCGCGCGCTACCACGCAGAGCTCGCCAACGGATTCGGCAACCTGGCATCCCGCGTGATCGCCATGGTCACCAAGTACTTCGACGGCGAGATCCCGCACGCGCCACTCGACCCCGCGATCGCGAAGCTCGAGAAGGATGTCACGGCCGCCGCCAACGCAGCCATCGACACCTTCTCGATCAACGACGCGATCTCCGAGACGTGGAAGCTCGTGGACGCGCTCAACGGATACATCACCGAGCAGGAGCCCTGGGCTCTCGCCAAGGACCCCGACAAGCACGAGCAGCTCCAGCAGGTGCTCGCGACCACGGTCCACGGCCTCGGAACGCTGGCGATCCTGCTGGCGCCCGTCCTCCCGAAGGCGACCGCGCGACTGTGGCCGGCCATCGGCGGGGAGGGCCCGGTGGATGCCCGCCCCATCGACCGTGCATATGACTGGTCCGGGGCAACCCATGTGACCCCGCTGGAGACGTCACTCTTCCCGCGGATCGAGGAGGACTGA
- a CDS encoding O-acetylhomoserine aminocarboxypropyltransferase/cysteine synthase family protein: protein MADREYGFRTRAIHAGNIPDEVTGARALPIYQSSAFVFDDTSDAAARFALQKYGNIYSRLSNPTVASFEERVASLEGGLGAVATASGLGAQFITFASLAGTGDHVVSSANLYGGSITQLDITLRRFGVETTFVRSADPADYAEAITDKTKFIFAETIANPSGEIADIEGLAEVAHAHDLPLIIDSTVATPYLNRPIEWGADVVVHSATKFLGGAGTTLGGVVVESGRFHWANERFPLFDQPVPSYGGLNWHGNFGEYAFLTRLRAEQLRDIGPVLAPHSAFLLATGVETLPFRMQAHVDNARIVAEWLDADPRVEFVNWAGLPAHPHHERAAKYLPKGPGSVFSFGVKGGREAGQKFIENVNLASHLANIGDAKTLVIHPASTTHAQLTEQQLVDAGVLPGVVRISVGIEDPEDIVDDLDQALSAATKG, encoded by the coding sequence ATGGCAGATCGCGAGTACGGATTCCGCACCAGAGCAATCCACGCAGGCAACATTCCCGACGAAGTGACGGGCGCTCGTGCGCTCCCGATCTACCAATCGAGCGCTTTCGTCTTCGACGACACCTCGGACGCTGCAGCGCGATTCGCCCTGCAGAAGTACGGCAACATCTACTCGCGGCTGTCGAACCCCACCGTCGCGAGCTTCGAGGAGCGCGTGGCATCCCTCGAGGGCGGCCTCGGCGCCGTCGCGACCGCGAGTGGCCTCGGAGCGCAGTTCATCACGTTCGCCTCGCTCGCCGGCACCGGTGACCACGTCGTCTCGTCGGCGAACCTCTACGGCGGTTCGATCACGCAGCTCGACATCACCCTGCGCCGTTTCGGGGTCGAGACCACGTTCGTACGCTCAGCCGACCCCGCGGACTACGCCGAGGCGATCACCGACAAGACGAAGTTCATCTTCGCGGAGACCATTGCCAACCCCTCCGGTGAGATCGCCGACATCGAGGGGCTCGCCGAGGTGGCCCACGCGCACGACCTCCCGCTCATCATCGACTCCACCGTCGCGACGCCCTACCTCAACCGCCCGATCGAGTGGGGTGCGGACGTCGTCGTGCACTCCGCGACCAAGTTCCTCGGGGGCGCCGGAACCACCCTCGGTGGCGTCGTCGTCGAGTCCGGCCGGTTCCACTGGGCGAACGAGCGCTTCCCGCTCTTCGACCAGCCCGTCCCGTCCTACGGCGGCCTCAACTGGCACGGGAACTTCGGTGAGTACGCCTTCCTCACGCGCCTGCGCGCCGAGCAGCTCCGCGACATCGGCCCCGTGCTCGCCCCGCACTCCGCGTTCCTCCTCGCCACGGGCGTGGAGACCCTGCCCTTCCGGATGCAGGCACATGTCGACAACGCGCGAATCGTCGCAGAGTGGCTCGACGCCGACCCACGTGTCGAGTTCGTCAACTGGGCCGGACTCCCAGCGCACCCGCACCACGAGCGTGCCGCCAAGTACCTCCCCAAGGGCCCTGGCTCGGTCTTCAGCTTCGGCGTCAAGGGCGGCCGCGAAGCCGGCCAGAAGTTCATCGAGAACGTCAACCTCGCGAGTCACCTCGCCAACATTGGTGATGCCAAGACCCTGGTCATCCACCCGGCATCCACGACCCACGCGCAGCTCACCGAGCAGCAGCTCGTCGATGCGGGTGTCCTCCCCGGCGTCGTGCGCATCAGCGTGGGAATAGAAGACCCCGAGGACATCGTTGATGACCTTGACCAGGCACTGAGCGCGGCAACGAAGGGCTGA
- a CDS encoding GAP family protein, translating into MNSALLEALGQVLPLAVGISLSPLPIIAVVLTVMSPRARVSGPAFVAGRMLGLALVAGVVIAASDLVYSLTSAAGLPAIVRLVLGLALVVLGLSKWRPKPKGVEPELPAWMSAFSSASPGRAFSLSLLLSVANPKELALLVAVGVTVGGAPLSVGDEILVGVGVVIIASLPVAIPTIAVLAAPTRVRPALEGLRAWLTANSSVVMGLLLVVIGAVVTGGAIGEL; encoded by the coding sequence GTGAACAGTGCACTGCTCGAGGCTCTCGGCCAGGTGCTGCCGCTGGCCGTGGGCATCTCGCTCAGCCCGTTGCCCATCATCGCGGTCGTACTCACGGTGATGTCACCGAGGGCCCGGGTATCCGGGCCGGCGTTCGTGGCCGGCAGGATGCTGGGGCTCGCGCTCGTCGCTGGCGTCGTGATCGCGGCATCCGATCTCGTGTACTCGCTCACGTCCGCGGCGGGACTCCCCGCGATCGTCAGGCTCGTGCTGGGTCTCGCACTGGTGGTTCTCGGACTCTCGAAGTGGCGGCCGAAGCCGAAGGGTGTCGAGCCGGAGCTCCCGGCGTGGATGTCGGCCTTCAGCTCAGCGTCGCCCGGCCGCGCCTTCTCGCTGAGCCTGCTTCTGAGTGTGGCCAATCCGAAGGAGCTCGCCCTGCTGGTCGCAGTGGGTGTCACCGTCGGCGGTGCGCCGCTCTCGGTGGGGGACGAGATTCTCGTGGGGGTCGGCGTGGTGATCATCGCGAGCCTGCCCGTCGCCATCCCGACCATCGCCGTCCTTGCGGCACCGACGCGCGTGCGGCCAGCGCTCGAAGGGCTTCGCGCCTGGCTGACGGCCAACAGTTCGGTCGTCATGGGGCTGCTGCTCGTCGTGATCGGGGCCGTCGTGACCGGCGGCGCCATCGGGGAACTGTGA
- a CDS encoding dolichyl-phosphate-mannose--protein mannosyltransferase: MTERADFDELLDTEPAPSPAERRPVGSRLDDWWARLSPSWQRALRWGAPALVVVLAAVTRLWNLGHPPELVFDETFYVKDAWTLANLGYEAQWPADADAAFNSGTTSGYLTDPAFVVHPPLGKWIISVGMLVLGPDNPVGWRISTALIGILAVVLLMVVAHLLFRSMVLTTIAGFLMAIEGNAIVMSRVGLLDNSVMFFALLGFLFVLLDRGWSELRLAAWIGRREAAGRTTDWGPALWWRPWLIAAGVAFGATAAVKWSGLYFLAGFAIYTLVVDALARRRAGIQLWGSGTVFRQGPVTFLLMVPVALAVYLSTWIGWFASDSGYDRTWASGDGNAWTGALAWVPQSIQSLWHFETSVYNYHVGENRGHGYEANPLTWLFLVRPTSMWYQAASQGENGCTFDTCGSSITGIANPLIWWAATAALVYLVYRLVRFREWRVGFILMGIAAGYLPWLLYLNRTVFQFYTIAFEPYLLLGLTFVIGLILGSRTDDRDRRTSGIGVVAAFLALALAVSVFFWPLWTGMQLDYDYLRLHWWLVTWR, from the coding sequence GTGACCGAGCGGGCCGATTTCGACGAACTGCTCGACACCGAACCCGCACCCTCCCCCGCGGAGCGCAGGCCGGTCGGCTCGCGTCTCGATGACTGGTGGGCGCGCCTCTCGCCGAGCTGGCAGCGCGCCCTGCGATGGGGAGCACCCGCTCTCGTGGTCGTGCTGGCTGCGGTGACGCGGCTGTGGAACCTCGGGCATCCCCCCGAGCTGGTCTTCGACGAGACCTTCTACGTGAAGGATGCCTGGACGCTGGCCAACCTCGGATACGAGGCGCAGTGGCCGGCCGATGCCGACGCGGCCTTCAACAGCGGCACCACGAGCGGGTACCTCACCGATCCGGCGTTCGTGGTGCATCCACCCCTCGGCAAGTGGATCATCAGCGTCGGGATGCTCGTGCTCGGGCCCGACAACCCCGTCGGGTGGCGCATCTCGACGGCGCTGATCGGCATCCTCGCGGTCGTACTGCTGATGGTCGTCGCCCACCTGCTCTTCCGTTCCATGGTGCTCACGACCATCGCCGGGTTCCTGATGGCGATCGAGGGCAACGCGATCGTCATGAGCAGAGTCGGGCTGCTCGACAACTCTGTGATGTTCTTCGCTCTCCTGGGGTTCCTCTTCGTGCTCCTGGACAGGGGATGGAGCGAGCTCCGCCTCGCGGCGTGGATCGGAAGGCGCGAGGCCGCTGGCCGCACGACCGACTGGGGGCCTGCGCTCTGGTGGCGACCCTGGCTCATCGCAGCGGGTGTGGCCTTCGGGGCCACGGCTGCCGTCAAGTGGAGCGGGCTGTACTTCCTGGCCGGTTTCGCGATCTACACACTCGTCGTCGACGCTCTCGCGAGGCGCCGGGCGGGCATCCAGCTGTGGGGATCGGGCACCGTGTTCCGGCAGGGCCCCGTCACGTTCCTGCTTATGGTGCCCGTCGCGCTTGCGGTCTACCTGTCGACGTGGATCGGGTGGTTCGCCTCCGACTCCGGGTACGACCGCACCTGGGCGTCCGGCGACGGGAACGCCTGGACTGGAGCTCTCGCGTGGGTGCCGCAGAGCATCCAGAGTCTGTGGCATTTCGAGACGTCGGTGTACAACTACCACGTCGGGGAGAACCGGGGGCACGGGTATGAGGCCAACCCGCTGACCTGGCTGTTCCTCGTGCGCCCCACGAGCATGTGGTACCAGGCGGCGTCCCAGGGCGAGAACGGCTGCACCTTCGACACCTGCGGCTCCTCGATCACGGGCATCGCCAACCCGCTCATCTGGTGGGCGGCAACCGCGGCCCTCGTGTACCTCGTGTACCGTCTCGTGCGGTTCCGCGAGTGGCGCGTTGGCTTCATCCTCATGGGCATCGCCGCCGGGTACCTGCCGTGGTTGCTCTACCTGAACCGCACGGTCTTCCAGTTCTACACAATCGCCTTCGAGCCCTACCTCCTCCTCGGACTCACGTTCGTGATTGGACTGATTCTCGGCTCCCGAACGGATGACAGGGACCGGAGAACGAGCGGCATCGGGGTGGTCGCGGCCTTCCTCGCCCTGGCGCTGGCCGTGAGCGTCTTCTTCTGGCCGCTGTGGACGGGCATGCAACTCGACTACGACTACCTGCGCCTGCACTGGTGGCTCGTTACCTGGCGGTAA
- the rsmI gene encoding 16S rRNA (cytidine(1402)-2'-O)-methyltransferase, with product MIILGATPIGNLGDATPRLVSALTTAEVIASEDTRTTVHLMRALGIDNRPRLIALHEHNESERVAELVELARETDVLVLSDAGMPAISDPGFPLVAAAAAAGVQVTVLPGPSAVLAALAVSGLPTDRFAFEGFLPRKGRLGHLRTLAAESRTLVFFESPNRLGSALADLAAAFGGDRRVVVCRELTKLHEEVVRGTAAELAERFADGARGEICIVVEGAAAVASDLPTALAEVQALVASGTRLKDAATEVAEATGLPKRDLYEAALKAR from the coding sequence GTGATCATCCTCGGCGCGACCCCCATCGGCAACCTGGGGGACGCCACGCCACGCCTCGTCTCCGCCCTCACCACGGCGGAGGTGATCGCAAGCGAGGACACCCGCACGACGGTCCACCTCATGCGTGCGCTGGGCATCGACAACCGCCCCCGCCTCATCGCGCTGCACGAGCACAACGAGAGCGAGCGGGTGGCGGAGCTCGTCGAGCTCGCGAGGGAGACCGACGTACTCGTGCTCAGCGACGCCGGGATGCCCGCCATCAGCGACCCCGGATTCCCGCTGGTTGCAGCTGCCGCGGCCGCCGGGGTGCAGGTGACGGTGCTGCCGGGCCCGAGCGCCGTGCTCGCCGCCCTCGCCGTGAGCGGCCTTCCCACGGATCGTTTCGCCTTCGAGGGGTTCCTCCCGCGCAAGGGACGCCTCGGTCACCTGCGCACCCTCGCTGCCGAGTCCCGCACGCTCGTGTTCTTCGAGTCGCCTAACCGGCTCGGTTCCGCGCTCGCCGATCTTGCCGCGGCCTTCGGCGGTGACCGTCGTGTCGTCGTCTGCCGCGAGCTCACCAAGCTGCACGAGGAGGTCGTGCGCGGAACGGCGGCCGAACTCGCGGAGCGGTTCGCCGACGGCGCGCGGGGCGAGATCTGCATCGTCGTCGAGGGGGCCGCCGCCGTGGCATCCGACCTGCCCACCGCGCTCGCCGAGGTGCAGGCGCTCGTCGCGTCGGGAACGCGCCTCAAGGATGCCGCGACCGAGGTTGCGGAGGCCACGGGCCTGCCCAAGCGCGACCTCTACGAGGCGGCACTCAAAGCGCGCTAG